GGGGTTAGCGTAGATTCAATTTTCTATGGGGATGAGGGCATTACGCTCTTTGAGGGACAGCCAACCTCCTGGAGGTATACTGCCGATGAAAGACAAAGTATCAATGTCTATGAGTCCACTAATAAAAGCGTAGTCCATATTACCTCAACAGTCGATGTACAGGTTACCTCCTTTATGGATGTGCTTCCTGCCCAGGGGACTGGCAGCGGCATTATCTTGTCTTCCGAGGGCTATATACTTACCAATGCGCATGTGGTCGAAAAAGCGGCCAGTTTGAAGGTTAGCCTGTATGACCAGAGTTCCTATACTGCAAAGCTCATAGGTGTTGACAGCGAGGATGACCTTGCTGTGATCAAGATTTCCGTAGATAAGGATACTGATCTCATACCCATCACCCTGGGTACCAGCGAAGATTTGAGAATCGGACAGAAGGTCATTGCAATCGGAAATCCCTTCGGGTATGACCGTACCATGACCGTTGGGGTAGTCAGTGGGCTGAATCGTCCGGTAAAGACTGCGGAGGGGAAGGTAATCATGGATGCCATCCAGACCGACGCCTCGATTAACCCGGGAAATTCCGGGGGGCCTCTACTGAACAGCAGGGGTGAGGTTATCGGGATTAACTCATCGATTTATTCCATGAATGGAAGTTCCCAGGGTATTAACTTTGCCATTCCGATCGACACTGCGATTTCCATAATACCAGACCTTATCAAACTCGGGAGAGTGAGCAGGGGGTGGCTCGATATTGTCCCTGTGCAGTTGACCCCGCAACTTTCATCCTATGCAAAACTTTCAGTCGATACAGGCATCCTGGTGAGTCAGGTAGTGAGTGGGGGGTTGGCGGAAAAAGCAGGCCTGAAAGGCGGTAGCCAGATGGTTCAATATGGCTCGAGTGTGATTTATCTCGGAGGGGATGTCATTCGCGCAATCGACGGGAAACAGGTCAACGATCTCAATGACCTGTATCTTGCACTGCTTGATACGCATAGCGGGGATACAGTCAAGGTTCTGGTTAATCGTAAAGGTGAACAGAAGACCCTTGTCGTGCAATTAGTCGAACGAAGTGCCCAGAATGTAAGTGCACTTGTACGGTAGGATATGATGAAAGAGAGTAAAGTTGACGGTACTTGGGGTGGCGAGACGATTGAAAACATCCATGGTGTTGTTTCCAATGAACAGAAACGGTTTGCCGTTGTAGCTCCGTATGAACCTTCGGGTGACCAGGCGCAGGCAATCGAAAAACTCGCCGAGGGACTGCAGCAAGGCGACCGTTGCCAGACCCTTAAGGGGGTGACCGGAAGTGGCAAGACCTATACGATGGCCAAAATCATTGAGAAGATTCAGCGCCCTACGTTGGTGTTGTCCCACAATAAAACGCTTGCTGCCCAGCTCTACCGGGAATTCAAATCATTTTTCCCCGACAATGCAGTTGAATATTTTGTCTCGACCTATGACTACTACCAACCTGAAGCCTATGTCCCGGGAAGGGACCTGTATATTGAGAAAGCTACGGATATCAACCAGGAAATAGACAGGCTGAGATTATCTGCTTCTTTTTCACTCATGGAAAGGCGTGATGTCATCGTTGTTGCAACTGTCTCCTGTATTTTCGGACTAGCCAATCCAGTGTCAGTAAGGGATATGGTCCATACCTTTCGTGCAGGGGAAGCCTTCCATCATCATGATGTGCTCGACCAATTGGTCCGTATGCAATATGAACGCAACGATATGATTCTCAAACGCGGAGCTTTCCGTGTCAAAGGTGATTTTCTTGAGATTTGTCCCTCCTACGTAGAGAACGCGGTACGTATCTCCATTGACTGGGATGAGATAGCCTCGATTCAATGGTTCGACCCAGTCTCAGGGGAGAAACAGGAAAAGGTAGAGAGTTTTACTTTGTACCCAGCCAAGCAGTTTGTCATGCCACAGGAAGAGATCAAGGCTGCAATCCAACGCATACGAAGCGAAATGGATGATCAGGTTGAATATTTCAATAGCCTGGGGAAACCCCTTGAGGCAGAAAGGATCAAGACCAGGGTAGAATATGACTTGGAGATGCTCCAGGAAATTGGCTATTGTTCAGGTATCGAGAACTATTCCAGGCCCTTGAGTGATAGGAAGGCAGGAGAAAGGCCTGCTGTGTTGCTTGACTATTTCCCGCCTGATTTTGTTACGTTCATCGATGAATCCCATGTAACCCTGTCCCAGGTGGGGGCGATGTATGAAGGCGATCGGTCGAGAAAACTCAACCTAGTGAATTATGGGTTCCGTCTACCCTCTGCCCTCGACAACAGGCCTTTGAAAGCAGCGGAATTCAACGAGGTTGTCGGGCAACGGATTTTTGTTTCAGCCACTCCCGGCGCAGTTGAACTTGCTCAGAGTACCCAGATGGTGGAACAGGTTATCCGCCCCACCGGGTTGCTCGACCCTGAAATCGATGTACGTCCGACCGAAGGCCAGATGGAGAATCTGTATGGGGAAATACGCAAGACGATTGCAAAGAACCAGCGTGTTCTCATTACTACGCTGACGAAGCGTATGAGTGAGGACCTTACCGACTATTTTGCAGGTCTTGGCCTGAAGGTAAGGTACTTGCACTCGGAAATCGAAACCATTGAGCGGGTTGAGCTGCTCCGCGATCTTCGGCTCGGGGTGTTTGATGTACTGGTGGGTATCAACTTGTTGCGCGAAGGCTTGGACCTTCCTGAGGTTTCCCTCATCGCAATCCTTGATGCAGACAAAATAGGATTCCTTCGCTCGGCTACCTCCTTGATTCAGATAGTAGGACGTGCGGCACGTAACTCTGATGGCCATGTCATTATGTATGCAGACAAAATGAGCAGTGCCATGGAACAGGCCATTATGGAAACAAATAGAAGACGTTCCATCCAGATGGCTTACAATACAGAGCATGGAATTACCCCTACTACCATCATCAAGGCTATCCACGACCTTATCCAACGGGAACAGGAAGATACCAGGCAGAACGAGAAGCAGGACCTTTCCATTCTCAAGGGTGGGTTCAATATGCTCAATGCCAATGAACGTAAGAAATATATCAAGGCTCTGGAGAAGGAGATGTTGCAGGCAGCCAAGAATTTGGAATTTGAGCGTGCTGCGGTTATCCGTGATGAGATCGAGGTAGTCCGTAACGGTCAGTTCAATACCTAAACAGTACCAAGTCCCTGCTTCCGCCAGTGAGTACAGGGTGTTGGTACTGGTAATGGAACGACCCTTTGGTAGGTATTTGTTGGTGACTATGGATATAGCTGTAGAGATTGTCTGCCGAAACCTTTCCTTTTTGCCCTGCTGGGGGGACCATGTCGCCCATGTTCCCTGTCTGCTCATTCCAACCTAGGCCTTGCAACAGGGCTTCTGTGAAATAGCCATGTGGATGCATGCTGTCTTTCGGTTCCTTGCTGGTATTGTCCTTTGTCGTTGCGGCTAGGACAAATACTGAAGCAGGGTTCTTGCCTGGTGCAAAGAATTTCCTAAAAGCGTCATCAAGGTATTCGTCTTTTTCTATCAATGAAATCGAGGTTTCGCTTTCCTGTACGAAACATCCACAGTAACAACTATCGAGTATCAACAGTTTTGCCCCTGCAAGTGTTTGTAGCGAAGAGAGCAACGTGTTGACAGTGAGCAGGCATTCGCTGTCAACTGTTCCGTCTTCCTTGAAGATTGAGCCTAGGGGATTTGTCGGGGCTACTACCAGAGACCCGTCATCATACCCATGTCCGCTATAGTAACATATGGTAAGGTCCTCAGGTTTCAGAATACCGGAAAGAGAAGCAAGCTTGTTCAGTAT
The sequence above is a segment of the Sphaerochaeta pleomorpha str. Grapes genome. Coding sequences within it:
- a CDS encoding S1C family serine protease, whose translation is MLKDSRKRFIQVLVVLTAFVLVCIASLLLWRWTNAIQVSANRKELEKVLHTIVKDEGEVGLLSMAGVSVDSIFYGDEGITLFEGQPTSWRYTADERQSINVYESTNKSVVHITSTVDVQVTSFMDVLPAQGTGSGIILSSEGYILTNAHVVEKAASLKVSLYDQSSYTAKLIGVDSEDDLAVIKISVDKDTDLIPITLGTSEDLRIGQKVIAIGNPFGYDRTMTVGVVSGLNRPVKTAEGKVIMDAIQTDASINPGNSGGPLLNSRGEVIGINSSIYSMNGSSQGINFAIPIDTAISIIPDLIKLGRVSRGWLDIVPVQLTPQLSSYAKLSVDTGILVSQVVSGGLAEKAGLKGGSQMVQYGSSVIYLGGDVIRAIDGKQVNDLNDLYLALLDTHSGDTVKVLVNRKGEQKTLVVQLVERSAQNVSALVR
- the uvrB gene encoding excinuclease ABC subunit UvrB, whose translation is MKESKVDGTWGGETIENIHGVVSNEQKRFAVVAPYEPSGDQAQAIEKLAEGLQQGDRCQTLKGVTGSGKTYTMAKIIEKIQRPTLVLSHNKTLAAQLYREFKSFFPDNAVEYFVSTYDYYQPEAYVPGRDLYIEKATDINQEIDRLRLSASFSLMERRDVIVVATVSCIFGLANPVSVRDMVHTFRAGEAFHHHDVLDQLVRMQYERNDMILKRGAFRVKGDFLEICPSYVENAVRISIDWDEIASIQWFDPVSGEKQEKVESFTLYPAKQFVMPQEEIKAAIQRIRSEMDDQVEYFNSLGKPLEAERIKTRVEYDLEMLQEIGYCSGIENYSRPLSDRKAGERPAVLLDYFPPDFVTFIDESHVTLSQVGAMYEGDRSRKLNLVNYGFRLPSALDNRPLKAAEFNEVVGQRIFVSATPGAVELAQSTQMVEQVIRPTGLLDPEIDVRPTEGQMENLYGEIRKTIAKNQRVLITTLTKRMSEDLTDYFAGLGLKVRYLHSEIETIERVELLRDLRLGVFDVLVGINLLREGLDLPEVSLIAILDADKIGFLRSATSLIQIVGRAARNSDGHVIMYADKMSSAMEQAIMETNRRRSIQMAYNTEHGITPTTIIKAIHDLIQREQEDTRQNEKQDLSILKGGFNMLNANERKKYIKALEKEMLQAAKNLEFERAAVIRDEIEVVRNGQFNT
- a CDS encoding caspase family protein — protein: MGRNRYFFAVFLMVSVLSCSCELAREAPPKGTMHLVSIGLNYRGTNVNYLNGTLNDEREIRQAFEAACNLSGKSFLGYSLVQEGGPLLPEESYRPLYAYDPVEDPSLPTKEHILNKLASLSGILKPEDLTICYYSGHGYDDGSLVVAPTNPLGSIFKEDGTVDSECLLTVNTLLSSLQTLAGAKLLILDSCYCGCFVQESETSISLIEKDEYLDDAFRKFFAPGKNPASVFVLAATTKDNTSKEPKDSMHPHGYFTEALLQGLGWNEQTGNMGDMVPPAGQKGKVSADNLYSYIHSHQQIPTKGSFHYQYQHPVLTGGSRDLVLFRY